CCCGCGGCATTGCTGACGGCGATTCTCGACCCGAATGCGGCTGCGGAATCGAAGTACCTGCAGTACCAGGTCGTGACCGTGGAGGGGCAAATCTTCACAGGCGTTCTGCAGGAGGAAACTGCGACGAGTGTGACACTCGGCCTCGCGAACGGGGAAACGAAGACGATCGTGCGAGCTGAGATAGAACTGCTGAAGGGGACGAACAATTCCCTGATGCCGGTCGGTCTCGAGAAGGAGCTCTCTGTGGAGCAGCTTGCTGATCTCATCGTCTATTTGATTGATACGACTTCCAGAAATCAGGCAGAGTAGGGCGACGAAATGAATCGACTGGCGTTACTGATTCTTGCGATTGTGATCACGGGAGGACTCCCCGCGTGTGCCGAACAGATGCAGCCTCCCGGCGTGTTTGTGCTCGGTTATACGAACCAGCTTAGCTACGAGCCTGGAGAGAGTGTCTCCTTCCATTGTTCATCATCGGCTGAAACCTGCAATCTGACGATTGAGCGCGTCGGAGCAAAGCGGGAGCGTGTTCTCGAGAAAGAAGGAATCGAAGTGGCGCAGCATCCGATTCCGGATCGCGCTTCATCACACGGCTGCGAATGGCCCTTGTCGTTGAAGGTTGAGATTCCCGCCGACTGGAGAAGCGGTTACTACGAGGCCACTCTACGGGTGAGCGACCAGGGTCGTGAAGACGGAAATCGCGAGGCGAGCAGTTCGGTATTCTTTGTTGTGCGTGCGAGCGAGCCTGGTTCGACATCAAAGATTCTCCTGCAACTCGCAACGAATACGTACAACGCCTACACCAACTGGGGGGGACACTCTCTGTATTCCTACCACGATCGCGACGGGTTGCAGGGGCATCGGGTTTCATTCAATCGTCCTCAGTTTTCTCAGTTCGCGAAGTGGGAACTTCCGTTCGTTCAGTGGGCGGAGAAGAATGGCTTTGCACTGGAATACGCGGTCAATTCGGATCTCGAGTTTCGACCGGAACTGCTGAAGGCGTATCGGCTCGTCGTGAGCGTCGGACACGACGAGTACTGGTCTTCGCCAATGCGGGATCATCTTGAAGCGTTTATCGAAGACGGCGGGAACGTCGCGTTTTTTAGCGGCAATACCTGCTGCTGGCAGGTTCGCAGTGAAGACGAGGGACGAGCTCTCACGTGTTACAAGCAGTGGTACAACATCGATCCGATTTATCGCCGAGGCGACCACAAACTGCTGAGCACGCTTTGGGGACATCATCTGGTTGGTCGTCCCGAGAACGAGCTCACCGGAGTCGGCTTCTTGTTTGGGGGCTATCATCGCAGCCACGGACAGTTTATGGACGGTCCGGCCAGCTACGAGGTCCACCGTCCCGAACACTGGATCTTTTCGGGCACCGACTTGAAACGTGGAGATCGTTTCGGCGGTGAAGCGACGATCGTGGGGTACGAGTGCGATGGTTGCGAAATGGAATGGCAGGACGGATTGCCGTTTCCGACTCACCGAGACGGCACGCCCGAGACCTTTACGATTCTCGGCACGTGTCCGGCTCGCTGGCATCCCGGTGACAGCCTGTGGTATGCCGAATTCCCGGAAGATCGAGTAGGCGCGGCGACCCTCGGAGTCTACAGCCGAGGAGGAACCGTCTTCACCTGTGGCTCCACCGACTGGGCTCACGGCCTGACCGGCCAGACTCCGCTCGTCGAACAGATTACGAAAAACGTGCTGGAGCGATTGGGGCAGTGAGTTATGGGAATCAGTGCACGGGGCTC
This sequence is a window from Rubinisphaera margarita. Protein-coding genes within it:
- a CDS encoding N,N-dimethylformamidase beta subunit family domain-containing protein; the encoded protein is MNRLALLILAIVITGGLPACAEQMQPPGVFVLGYTNQLSYEPGESVSFHCSSSAETCNLTIERVGAKRERVLEKEGIEVAQHPIPDRASSHGCEWPLSLKVEIPADWRSGYYEATLRVSDQGREDGNREASSSVFFVVRASEPGSTSKILLQLATNTYNAYTNWGGHSLYSYHDRDGLQGHRVSFNRPQFSQFAKWELPFVQWAEKNGFALEYAVNSDLEFRPELLKAYRLVVSVGHDEYWSSPMRDHLEAFIEDGGNVAFFSGNTCCWQVRSEDEGRALTCYKQWYNIDPIYRRGDHKLLSTLWGHHLVGRPENELTGVGFLFGGYHRSHGQFMDGPASYEVHRPEHWIFSGTDLKRGDRFGGEATIVGYECDGCEMEWQDGLPFPTHRDGTPETFTILGTCPARWHPGDSLWYAEFPEDRVGAATLGVYSRGGTVFTCGSTDWAHGLTGQTPLVEQITKNVLERLGQ